A region of the Roseovarius nanhaiticus genome:
AGCGGTACGATGCGCGCGGAACGTTCGATCAGCGCAATCTGGCTTTTGTCGAGCGCCGCCAGCGCACGCGACGACATGGCGGTCATCAGGCCGGTCGGCGTGCTGAGTTCGATCGCATTGCCGGCAAATTCGGCGATCTGGTGATGGGTGAGGTCGATCAGGTCGCGCCCCGGCTCGACCAGACGCTCGGCGATTTCTGCGCGGCGGGCGGCATTCTTGATCATGTCGAGCGAGACCATCGCGAAATGCGTGCCGATCGTCATCACGACATTGGTGTGATAAACGGGCGCGCCATCCTCGTCGATGGCGTCGAAGACCATCGGCTCGTATCCGAAATTGGTGCAGAACCGCTCGAGCAAGACCGGATCGGCGCGGTGCGAGCGCGCGACATAGGCGATGCGCCCGATATGGTCGATCACCATCGCGCCGGTGCCCTCCAGGGCCAGCCCGTCCTGCTCCAGACCCGAATAGTCGGTGACGACCTGCACGCGATAGTCAGCCTTCAGCATCTCGATGACATCGCTGCGGCGCTCACGGCGGCGGCTGGGCACAAACATGGGGTAGATGGCCACGTGCCCGCCCGGATGGGTGGAGAACCAGTTGTTCGGAAAGACCGCATCGGGCGTATCGTCGCGCGCGTCCTGAAAGACATGCACGCCCACGCCTTCATCGCGAAGACGGCCAACGGCAGCGTCGAATTCGGACGCTGCGCGGTTTGCCACCTCATCGGCACTGTCGCCCGGCACGGATTGAAACCGGTTGTCGGCGGCCGTTTCGGGGTTGGGATGAAACCGGTTGGGCCGGATCATCACCACATTTGCAGGGGCTTGGACGGTCATAGGAGCCTCTTATGAATAGGCGCGGGTCGGGCGGTCAAAGACGCGGCGGCCAAGAGCCGATGCGGCCAGATCGACCATCACCTGTGCGGTGCGACCACGCTCGTCAAGGAAGGGGTTGAGTTCGACGAGGTCGAGTGACGTCATGAGACCGCTGTCACAGATCATTTCCATCGCCAAGTGCCCCTCGCGCATCGTGG
Encoded here:
- the ctlX gene encoding citrulline utilization hydrolase CtlX, with protein sequence MTVQAPANVVMIRPNRFHPNPETAADNRFQSVPGDSADEVANRAASEFDAAVGRLRDEGVGVHVFQDARDDTPDAVFPNNWFSTHPGGHVAIYPMFVPSRRRERRSDVIEMLKADYRVQVVTDYSGLEQDGLALEGTGAMVIDHIGRIAYVARSHRADPVLLERFCTNFGYEPMVFDAIDEDGAPVYHTNVVMTIGTHFAMVSLDMIKNAARRAEIAERLVEPGRDLIDLTHHQIAEFAGNAIELSTPTGLMTAMSSRALAALDKSQIALIERSARIVPLDIPTIESAGGSVRCMIAGLHLAKRNTNLEKGPK